A window from Gemmatimonadaceae bacterium encodes these proteins:
- a CDS encoding FHA domain-containing protein, which produces MIRCSFCGRDNDASLKFCQDCGKPVVASGARVIPVPGMPVAASSSGASSRAPNPMDITLPDTRISRQPATGQGGGAGMKTPCRLCGTPIDPALPFCPRCGARANEGPPAPDVSVMLCGSCGNEVTPGVDVFCARCGTRVAHTAEPPSASPGTAVFSARATHQGPTIAILDSAGQPARTWMMDGPEATIGRADGEIRFGDDVYMSPVHAQLSFRDGQLFLRDLGSRNGTWLYQQEPYKLQDGDTILVGSQIIRFRRLGFPGPNPPEADATRRLGSAVPSADVAVVQQLRADGSARDSCHLSPARSVVIGRTDGDWLFPYDQTMSGRHAEVRSEDLDFIVLDLGSRNGVAVAVRGERPVKAGQRILLGDQTLRVESL; this is translated from the coding sequence GTGATCCGTTGCAGCTTCTGCGGCCGTGACAACGACGCCTCCCTGAAGTTCTGCCAAGACTGCGGCAAGCCAGTCGTGGCCAGTGGTGCGCGCGTGATCCCCGTCCCCGGCATGCCAGTTGCAGCAAGTTCGAGCGGCGCCTCGTCCCGGGCGCCGAACCCTATGGATATCACGCTTCCCGACACGCGCATCTCACGCCAACCGGCCACGGGCCAGGGCGGCGGCGCCGGCATGAAGACCCCCTGCCGGCTCTGCGGCACGCCCATCGACCCGGCGCTGCCCTTCTGCCCGCGATGCGGTGCGCGGGCCAACGAAGGGCCGCCTGCTCCCGACGTGAGCGTGATGCTCTGTGGGTCCTGCGGCAATGAGGTCACCCCGGGTGTCGACGTCTTCTGCGCCCGCTGCGGCACGCGCGTCGCGCACACGGCCGAACCGCCCTCGGCGTCGCCGGGCACGGCGGTGTTCTCCGCGCGCGCGACGCATCAGGGCCCGACAATCGCCATTCTCGATTCGGCGGGCCAGCCGGCGCGCACGTGGATGATGGATGGCCCCGAGGCCACCATTGGCCGCGCCGACGGCGAGATCCGCTTCGGCGACGACGTCTACATGAGCCCGGTGCACGCACAACTGTCGTTCCGCGACGGGCAACTGTTCCTGCGCGACCTCGGGTCGCGGAACGGCACCTGGCTTTACCAGCAGGAGCCGTACAAGCTGCAGGACGGCGACACCATCCTCGTGGGTTCGCAGATCATCCGGTTCCGCCGCCTCGGCTTCCCCGGCCCGAATCCGCCGGAGGCCGATGCCACGCGGCGCCTTGGATCCGCCGTGCCAAGCGCTGACGTCGCGGTCGTGCAGCAGCTGCGCGCCGACGGCTCGGCGCGCGACTCCTGCCATCTCTCGCCAGCGCGCTCGGTCGTGATTGGCCGCACGGACGGCGATTGGCTGTTCCCCTACGACCAGACGATGAGCGGACGCCACGCCGAAGTGCGCAGCGAGGACCTTGACTTCATCGTGCTCGACCTTGGCAGCCGCAATGGCGTTGCCGTGGCAGTGCGAGGCGAGCGTCCGGTGAAGGCCGGCCAGCGCATCCTGCTCGGCGACCAGACCCTGCGCGTGGAGAGCCTGTGA